One genomic window of Nitrospirota bacterium includes the following:
- a CDS encoding GDP-mannose 4,6-dehydratase, producing MVQHKELSAYNGKQVLITGGLGFIGSNLAIRLVQLGARVTVLDILWPDHGGNPYNVDPVRKDLTVNICDIRDKYAVETLVRNHDFIFHLAGQCSHVLGQVDPYPDIDINIRGTAILMEAIRERAPEAVTVYTSTRGVYGHAEQLPAGEGSPTNPKGLYEISNLTAEKIINFYGEIHRLKVINLRLSNIYGERAQMRHSKFGVVNWFVRKALEDETIKVFGDGKIRRDFLYVADCVDAILQTGASEQAFGGTFNVGNEENCSFMELVNTIIDVAGSGRWEYAPFTRERAAQEPGDFYPDISRIRETTGWHPGTTLRDGLLKTIEYYRQHRAMYW from the coding sequence ATGGTGCAGCATAAGGAGTTGAGCGCCTATAACGGAAAGCAGGTTCTAATCACAGGCGGATTGGGGTTTATCGGGAGTAATCTTGCCATCCGTCTGGTGCAATTGGGGGCAAGGGTGACGGTACTTGACATCCTGTGGCCTGACCACGGCGGGAACCCGTATAATGTGGATCCGGTCCGAAAGGATCTGACTGTCAACATCTGTGACATACGTGACAAGTACGCGGTCGAGACCCTCGTGAGGAACCATGACTTCATCTTTCATCTGGCAGGCCAGTGCAGCCATGTCCTTGGTCAGGTGGATCCGTATCCGGATATAGACATCAATATAAGGGGGACCGCGATACTGATGGAGGCGATCCGTGAAAGGGCCCCTGAGGCGGTCACCGTCTACACGAGCACCCGTGGTGTTTACGGGCATGCAGAGCAACTGCCTGCAGGCGAAGGTTCGCCGACTAACCCAAAGGGGCTTTATGAGATATCCAACCTGACGGCAGAGAAGATCATAAATTTCTACGGGGAGATTCACAGGTTGAAGGTGATCAACCTGAGGCTCTCTAATATCTATGGCGAGCGGGCCCAGATGAGGCACAGTAAATTCGGGGTCGTGAACTGGTTTGTGAGAAAGGCATTGGAAGACGAGACCATTAAGGTATTCGGCGATGGAAAGATACGCAGGGATTTTCTGTATGTAGCTGATTGTGTGGATGCAATCCTGCAGACAGGGGCCTCGGAACAGGCCTTCGGGGGCACATTTAATGTGGGTAATGAAGAGAACTGCAGTTTTATGGAGCTTGTGAATACAATCATTGATGTTGCAGGCAGCGGCAGGTGGGAATATGCACCTTTCACGAGGGAGCGGGCTGCGCAGGAGCCCGGAGATTTCTATCCTGATATAAGCAGGATCAGGGAGACAACAGGCTGGCATCCCGGAACAACATTGAGAGACGGCCTTCTAAAGACCATTGAATATTACAGACAGCACAGGGCGATGTACTGGTGA
- a CDS encoding glycosyltransferase, giving the protein MRIGINALYLLPGKVGGSEVYIRNLVRLLVSEDRDNEYFIFINRESQGVFEQIATGINIVSCRVRAASRPARILWEQFILPFQIKRYGIDILLSAGMTAPFFCPVTSVLVIFDLQHINQPDNFSKPYLVFLRAIIYLSAKSADGIITISQKVRQDIVKYYRILPEKIAVTYLAIDHNTFRPRDKSDVARIREKYHLPERFMLYPASSLPHKNHERLLLAYKKIRERWKDMKLVLIGARDKGYDVIAEKINNLGLQDNVVFLGWLPFEDIPLLYCASDVFVFPSLHEGFGIPILEAMGCGVPVICSGIEPIKEIAGNGALFVDPYDPENIAEGVLSVLENHNQRLGLIEEGFKRAKEFSWENTALDTVSFLRVMAGWKPGLKKTQRLSVAIVIAYYAPSWAYGGPPRIVYEFSRKLVQRGHSVTVFTTDAFEKDKRIDTPFSVIEGIRVHYLRNYSNYLAWNQKIFWPRGQKKALEERIRQFDIGFISDLRTMQISAAYKVFRRYRLPYFVSVYGSLPRVGKIKKYLKFIYDRLWGYDILKNAVKVFAQTDNEKREYMKLGVKKENIEWVPLGIEYSDFENVQINKGAFREKYAIAPEDKIILFLGRIHVLKFTPVFIQAFRNLSDRHPDLKLVIVGRDDGYLDSAKRKLEDREDRYIFTGPLYDKDKVSAYMDSDVFCLAPSHYEETSTAALEALACGTPVVITEQCEIPGLGESGAGVTVRYDVRELESALEKVLYHHSLGGNVSEKAKNLIRQNYDWEKIINRIEDIFYGAA; this is encoded by the coding sequence TTGCGGATAGGAATAAACGCACTCTATCTGCTTCCAGGCAAAGTCGGAGGGAGTGAAGTCTACATCAGGAATCTTGTCAGGCTGCTTGTGAGCGAGGACAGGGACAATGAATATTTTATCTTTATCAACCGGGAAAGTCAGGGAGTTTTTGAACAGATTGCCACGGGGATAAATATTGTATCATGCCGGGTTCGTGCGGCAAGCCGTCCCGCCAGGATATTGTGGGAACAATTTATATTGCCATTCCAGATAAAACGTTACGGGATAGACATCCTTCTCTCCGCAGGTATGACAGCCCCATTTTTCTGTCCTGTAACCTCCGTACTTGTGATCTTTGATCTTCAGCACATTAATCAGCCTGATAATTTTTCGAAACCTTATCTGGTGTTTCTGAGGGCTATTATCTATCTAAGCGCCAAATCGGCTGATGGGATCATTACCATTTCCCAAAAGGTCAGACAGGATATTGTGAAATATTACAGGATCCTGCCTGAAAAAATTGCCGTCACCTATCTTGCAATTGACCACAACACCTTCAGGCCGCGGGATAAAAGTGATGTAGCGCGGATCAGAGAAAAATATCATCTCCCTGAACGTTTTATGCTGTACCCAGCCTCTTCCCTGCCGCATAAAAATCATGAGAGGCTCCTTCTGGCGTATAAAAAAATCAGGGAAAGATGGAAGGATATGAAGCTGGTACTGATCGGGGCAAGGGACAAGGGATATGATGTGATCGCAGAAAAGATCAATAACCTGGGGTTACAGGATAACGTTGTCTTCCTCGGATGGCTTCCTTTTGAAGACATACCATTGCTCTATTGTGCCTCGGATGTCTTTGTGTTCCCTTCCCTGCATGAGGGGTTTGGAATCCCCATTCTGGAGGCTATGGGCTGCGGTGTGCCGGTCATCTGCTCAGGCATTGAGCCTATAAAAGAGATTGCGGGAAACGGGGCACTTTTTGTGGACCCCTATGATCCTGAGAATATTGCCGAAGGGGTCTTGTCCGTGCTTGAAAACCACAACCAACGCCTCGGTTTGATTGAAGAGGGTTTTAAAAGGGCAAAGGAATTCAGTTGGGAAAATACGGCGCTCGACACTGTCTCTTTTTTGAGGGTAATGGCCGGATGGAAACCAGGGTTAAAGAAGACACAAAGGTTAAGCGTGGCCATTGTGATTGCCTATTATGCCCCGTCATGGGCTTATGGAGGGCCTCCGAGGATTGTGTATGAGTTTTCGAGGAAACTGGTCCAGAGAGGGCATTCTGTAACTGTTTTCACGACAGATGCCTTTGAGAAGGACAAAAGAATTGATACGCCCTTTAGTGTTATCGAGGGGATCCGTGTCCATTATTTAAGGAATTACAGCAATTATCTGGCATGGAACCAGAAAATCTTCTGGCCAAGGGGACAGAAAAAGGCATTGGAGGAGAGGATAAGGCAATTCGATATAGGTTTTATCTCTGATTTAAGAACCATGCAGATTTCAGCTGCCTATAAAGTATTCCGGAGATACAGGCTCCCCTATTTTGTTTCTGTCTATGGGAGTCTTCCCCGCGTGGGAAAGATCAAGAAGTATTTGAAATTTATATATGACAGGCTGTGGGGTTACGATATCCTCAAAAATGCAGTGAAGGTCTTCGCTCAGACGGATAACGAAAAAAGAGAATATATGAAGCTTGGGGTAAAGAAAGAGAACATTGAATGGGTCCCCCTCGGGATAGAATACAGTGATTTTGAAAATGTTCAGATTAACAAAGGGGCCTTCCGGGAAAAATACGCCATAGCCCCGGAGGACAAGATTATTCTCTTCCTTGGCCGCATCCATGTCCTAAAATTTACACCGGTCTTTATCCAGGCCTTCAGGAACCTGTCTGACAGGCATCCTGATCTGAAACTGGTCATTGTGGGACGGGACGACGGCTATCTTGACTCGGCAAAGAGAAAACTGGAAGACAGAGAGGACAGGTACATATTTACGGGTCCGCTATATGATAAGGACAAGGTGTCTGCCTATATGGATTCTGATGTCTTCTGTCTTGCCCCTTCTCATTACGAGGAGACCTCCACTGCAGCCCTTGAAGCCCTTGCATGCGGGACGCCGGTTGTGATCACTGAACAATGTGAGATCCCCGGGCTCGGAGAATCAGGGGCAGGGGTAACGGTCAGGTATGATGTCAGGGAATTAGAGTCTGCCCTGGAGAAAGTGCTTTATCATCATTCTCTCGGTGGAAATGTCTCTGAAAAGGCGAAAAATTTAATAAGGCAAAACTATGACTGGGAAAAGATCATCAACCGGATAGAGGATATATTCTATGGTGCAGCATAA
- a CDS encoding glycosyltransferase family 2 protein produces the protein MILNWNGWRDTLQCVESCRGLTWPNFRIVLVDNGSTNGSEERLRRQLPDVEVIQSGSNLGFAGGCNVGIRYALNSGADLVWLLNNDAVTDSEALTRLVEAMEGDASAGIAGSKIYYYDDPLRIWFAGGLWEKGRLRLRHRGAQQLDKGQFDRICEMGSVSGCSMLIRAAVIQDIGLMDESYFLYWEDVEWCARAAEHNYRVLFVPDSHIWHKVSASAGQRSFSQYYYWTRNGFAFLRSYDPRSIIFLAMYGLLSGFRCLAAGNARPLQGMVHGFIDFVRREKGARIETC, from the coding sequence GTGATCCTTAACTGGAACGGATGGCGTGATACACTTCAATGCGTTGAGTCATGCCGGGGACTGACCTGGCCGAATTTCCGGATTGTGCTGGTGGATAACGGTTCAACAAACGGCTCTGAAGAGCGCCTTCGCAGGCAGCTTCCGGACGTGGAGGTCATTCAGAGCGGTTCAAACCTCGGTTTTGCCGGGGGATGCAACGTGGGGATCCGTTACGCGCTCAACAGCGGTGCGGATCTGGTGTGGCTCCTGAACAATGACGCTGTGACGGACTCTGAGGCTTTGACCAGGCTGGTTGAAGCCATGGAGGGAGATGCATCAGCCGGCATTGCCGGTTCCAAGATCTACTACTATGACGATCCCCTCCGCATCTGGTTTGCCGGAGGGCTATGGGAGAAGGGGCGGCTGCGGCTGCGCCATCGCGGCGCACAGCAATTGGACAAAGGCCAGTTTGACAGGATATGTGAGATGGGATCAGTTTCTGGGTGCAGCATGCTGATTCGTGCTGCGGTCATTCAGGACATCGGATTAATGGATGAGAGCTACTTCCTTTACTGGGAGGATGTAGAATGGTGTGCGAGGGCAGCGGAGCATAATTACAGAGTGCTTTTTGTGCCGGACTCGCACATATGGCACAAGGTCTCTGCCTCAGCCGGGCAAAGATCCTTTTCCCAGTACTATTACTGGACCCGGAACGGTTTTGCTTTTCTCCGCAGCTACGATCCCCGCTCTATTATTTTCCTGGCCATGTATGGTCTGTTATCCGGATTCAGGTGTCTGGCCGCAGGGAATGCCCGGCCGCTGCAGGGAATGGTGCATGGTTTCATTGATTTCGTGCGGAGGGAGAAGGGGGCGAGAATTGAAACCTGTTAA
- a CDS encoding glycosyltransferase family 4 protein → MKKIGLFLEYEPAGGGTFQYNQVMIDAVAALPSDRFSVVVGFTSDLWQDYLAGYNLKTVLIPRGFWGRAFGLAWTLLGLPMGLWRRLCPLFHPMARALIREHCDLWIFPSQDVRGFQIPVPALISIQDLMHRYERRFPESASWWEYLNRERTYTNICRWAKGILVESELGRKQVIESYGAPAGPVYVLPLLAPRYIRSGQTPADFDSRYRLPGKFIFYPARFWAHKNHRNLIKAMGLLKKEISDIKLVLVGTKSGAYDSYDEVVSLIHSLSLDKDVFFPGYVPDEYMHELYRRARALVMPTYYGPTNIPPMEAFVAGCPVAISGIYGMPEQAGDAALLFNPDSVEEIADCIRRLWTDDRLCTELAERGKRRAASWGEKEFNERLREIVMRLTGGIEEYHE, encoded by the coding sequence ATGAAGAAGATCGGGCTTTTTCTCGAATACGAACCGGCGGGAGGCGGCACATTCCAGTACAATCAGGTCATGATAGATGCTGTGGCAGCGCTGCCCTCAGACAGATTTTCTGTGGTGGTCGGGTTCACGTCGGATCTGTGGCAGGACTATCTGGCAGGGTACAATCTGAAAACGGTCTTGATACCGCGCGGCTTCTGGGGCCGGGCCTTTGGCCTGGCCTGGACTCTCCTCGGCCTGCCGATGGGTTTATGGCGCAGGCTCTGTCCCCTGTTTCATCCCATGGCCAGGGCGCTCATTCGGGAGCATTGCGATCTGTGGATATTCCCATCTCAGGATGTGCGGGGTTTCCAGATCCCTGTCCCGGCCCTTATCAGCATCCAGGATCTGATGCACCGTTATGAGAGGCGTTTCCCGGAATCTGCCTCGTGGTGGGAATACCTGAACCGGGAACGGACTTACACAAACATCTGCCGGTGGGCAAAAGGCATCCTTGTTGAATCTGAGCTCGGGCGCAAACAGGTGATTGAATCGTATGGCGCACCGGCAGGCCCTGTTTACGTTCTTCCACTTCTGGCACCCAGATACATACGAAGCGGGCAAACCCCGGCTGATTTCGATTCCCGCTACAGGTTGCCCGGTAAATTTATTTTTTATCCGGCGCGATTCTGGGCGCATAAGAATCACCGTAATCTGATTAAGGCCATGGGGCTATTGAAAAAAGAGATTTCAGATATAAAACTGGTTCTGGTCGGAACGAAATCAGGCGCTTACGATTCCTATGATGAGGTTGTCAGTCTCATCCACAGCCTTAGTCTTGACAAAGATGTCTTTTTCCCAGGATACGTTCCGGATGAATACATGCATGAATTATACCGCCGTGCCAGGGCGCTGGTTATGCCGACCTACTATGGACCTACGAACATACCCCCCATGGAGGCCTTTGTTGCCGGCTGTCCGGTGGCTATATCCGGCATCTACGGGATGCCGGAGCAGGCCGGTGATGCGGCATTGCTCTTCAATCCCGATTCTGTGGAGGAGATAGCAGACTGTATCCGGAGGCTATGGACCGATGACCGCTTGTGTACGGAACTTGCTGAGAGGGGGAAGAGGCGGGCGGCCTCATGGGGAGAGAAAGAGTTTAATGAAAGGTTGAGAGAGATCGTTATGCGGCTCACCGGTGGCATTGAAGAATACCATGAATAG
- a CDS encoding DegT/DnrJ/EryC1/StrS aminotransferase family protein: protein MTVKGRHIPVSQPLLGEAETNYVNDALANGAISGFFGEYISRFERGFAGYSDCRHGVATTSGTTALHLALLALSLKKGDEVLVSTLTNMATFFAVIYEGATPIPIDIEEDTWNLDPALLESRITPRTRAIIVVHLFGHPADMDPVTEIAGKYNLPVLEDCAEAHGATYKGRKVGSLGTAGCFSFYANKIITTGEGGMITTNDSAVYERARMIRGLAFGESNKFMHRDIGYNYRMTNLQAAIGCAQLEKIEAFISGKRRIASFYTDRLRDLGSLLQLPVEKPYARNVYWMYHVVLKGDVAGQRSVIMKRLLEKGIETREGFIPYNMQDIFIQKGWTHFDDCPKANAVAMNGFYLPSTPNLTDEELDYIVTHLRAALVKG from the coding sequence ATGACTGTAAAAGGCAGACATATCCCGGTGTCGCAGCCGCTATTGGGAGAAGCGGAGACGAATTATGTCAATGATGCACTGGCTAACGGCGCTATTTCAGGTTTTTTCGGGGAATACATTTCAAGATTCGAGAGAGGCTTTGCCGGTTATTCGGACTGCAGGCATGGCGTTGCAACAACAAGCGGGACAACGGCGCTCCATCTGGCATTGCTTGCCCTGTCCCTCAAAAAAGGGGATGAGGTTCTTGTCTCCACATTAACCAACATGGCCACCTTCTTTGCAGTAATTTATGAGGGCGCCACCCCGATACCCATTGATATCGAGGAGGACACATGGAACCTTGACCCAGCCCTGCTGGAATCCAGGATTACACCGAGGACCAGGGCCATTATCGTTGTCCATCTCTTTGGTCATCCGGCAGATATGGACCCCGTGACAGAGATTGCTGGTAAATATAATTTACCGGTCCTCGAGGATTGCGCTGAGGCGCATGGGGCGACATATAAAGGGAGGAAGGTCGGCAGCCTCGGCACAGCCGGGTGTTTCAGTTTTTATGCGAACAAGATCATCACGACCGGAGAAGGCGGGATGATCACGACCAATGACAGTGCTGTTTATGAGAGGGCCCGTATGATCAGGGGACTTGCGTTCGGTGAGAGCAACAAGTTCATGCACCGGGATATCGGATATAATTACAGGATGACCAATCTGCAGGCTGCTATCGGTTGTGCGCAGCTTGAAAAGATAGAGGCTTTTATCAGCGGCAAGAGGAGAATAGCCTCGTTCTATACGGACAGGCTCAGGGACCTGGGTTCTCTGCTGCAGCTTCCTGTTGAGAAACCTTATGCCCGTAATGTTTACTGGATGTATCATGTCGTCTTAAAGGGTGATGTTGCAGGTCAGCGGTCTGTGATTATGAAAAGGCTGCTTGAAAAAGGCATTGAAACCAGGGAAGGTTTTATCCCTTATAATATGCAGGACATTTTTATACAGAAGGGGTGGACGCATTTTGATGATTGTCCGAAGGCAAATGCTGTGGCCATGAATGGCTTTTATCTCCCCAGCACGCCCAATCTGACTGATGAAGAGCTGGATTATATCGTTACTCATCTCAGGGCAGCATTGGTGAAGGGATGA
- a CDS encoding cupin domain-containing protein: MKKISLPVSFDDERGKITDLLENEAINAVTVITFQKGAVRANHYHKNTFQWNYVMSGRVKLVTRMPGEDKTETVLGKGDFALTVPEEHHALVGLEYSELLVLTKGPRGGKEYESDTFRIEEPLA; this comes from the coding sequence ATGAAAAAAATCAGTCTGCCTGTTTCATTTGATGATGAAAGGGGAAAAATCACAGACCTTCTCGAGAACGAGGCGATTAATGCCGTTACCGTGATTACCTTTCAAAAAGGCGCTGTCCGGGCGAATCATTATCATAAAAATACATTTCAATGGAACTATGTCATGTCCGGCAGGGTAAAACTTGTAACCCGCATGCCAGGTGAAGACAAGACAGAAACGGTCCTCGGTAAGGGTGATTTTGCGCTGACAGTTCCTGAAGAACATCATGCCCTGGTGGGGCTGGAATATTCGGAGCTGCTGGTCCTTACGAAAGGACCCAGAGGGGGGAAGGAATATGAGAGCGATACTTTCAGGATTGAGGAGCCGCTGGCATGA
- a CDS encoding class I SAM-dependent methyltransferase, producing the protein MTCRMCQSKNLYRFLDLGFTPPADQFRRKDQLKEPETHYPLEVYMCDDCGLAQLGHVVSPEVLYRMDYPYESSTTITGREHWNVFARTVVRRLNLTGEDLVVDIGSNVGVLLGAFKSQGTLIQGVDPAANIVMLAHERGIDTICDFFNHETAEKILREKGPASVITATNVFAHIDDLYRLMKDILMLLKEDGVFIFEAPYFVNLIRMLEYDTIYHEHLSYFSVKPLLRFFQLFDMEVFDIELVDIHGGSFRVYVGRKSRQHVSPVIAQLSGEEEAMNLYSHQTMDHFAEAVRKNKRELTWLLHSLKHEGKRIVGVSAPAKGMTLLNYCKIGTELLDVVSEKSELKIGRFTPGMHIPVVPDSYLLEEKPDYALLLAWNFADEIIKNLQQFREGGGKFIIPIPMPRIAG; encoded by the coding sequence CTGACATGCCGGATGTGCCAGAGCAAGAACCTCTACAGGTTTCTTGATTTGGGGTTTACACCCCCTGCAGACCAGTTCAGGAGAAAGGATCAATTGAAAGAGCCTGAGACGCACTATCCGCTCGAAGTCTACATGTGTGATGATTGCGGGCTGGCACAGTTAGGCCATGTGGTTTCTCCGGAAGTGCTTTACCGGATGGATTATCCCTATGAATCATCAACGACAATAACAGGACGGGAACACTGGAATGTTTTTGCCAGGACCGTCGTAAGACGGTTGAATCTCACAGGTGAGGACCTGGTTGTGGATATCGGCAGTAATGTCGGCGTATTGCTTGGGGCGTTCAAGTCGCAGGGGACGCTCATTCAGGGTGTGGATCCTGCTGCAAACATCGTTATGCTGGCCCATGAAAGGGGTATTGATACCATTTGTGATTTCTTTAACCATGAGACAGCGGAGAAAATTCTCAGGGAAAAGGGACCCGCATCTGTCATAACCGCAACCAACGTATTCGCTCATATAGATGACCTTTATCGCCTGATGAAGGATATTTTAATGCTCCTGAAAGAAGACGGGGTCTTTATTTTTGAGGCCCCTTATTTTGTGAATCTGATCCGGATGCTTGAATACGATACAATCTATCATGAGCATTTATCCTATTTTTCAGTCAAGCCCCTGTTAAGATTTTTTCAACTGTTCGACATGGAGGTTTTTGATATTGAGCTCGTGGATATTCATGGAGGTTCCTTCCGTGTCTATGTCGGGAGGAAATCCCGGCAGCATGTTTCTCCTGTGATAGCGCAGTTGTCAGGCGAAGAGGAGGCCATGAACCTCTATTCCCATCAGACCATGGATCATTTTGCGGAGGCAGTAAGAAAGAATAAGAGGGAGCTGACCTGGCTTCTCCATTCGCTGAAGCATGAAGGTAAAAGGATTGTGGGGGTAAGTGCGCCGGCAAAAGGAATGACACTGTTGAATTACTGCAAGATCGGCACTGAGCTGCTGGATGTGGTCAGTGAGAAATCTGAATTGAAAATAGGGAGATTTACACCGGGGATGCATATACCTGTCGTGCCTGACTCGTACCTGCTTGAAGAAAAGCCCGATTACGCATTGCTTCTGGCCTGGAATTTTGCTGATGAAATCATAAAAAATCTTCAACAGTTCAGGGAAGGCGGAGGAAAGTTTATCATTCCAATCCCGATGCCGAGGATTGCCGGCTGA
- a CDS encoding methyltransferase, TIGR04325 family, translated as MQDRQYKIKKMIKLLTPPVLPLLLRPLYCGTPFSGNYATWGDAKKHSTGYDSDVILRKVRDSLLQVKKGLAVHETDSMLFDRIKYSWPLLTALMWCASQGGNKLSLIDFGGSLGTTYFQNRKFLQDLKELHWNIVEQRNFVECGRKYFEDEQLKFYDDIDSCCEAQSPNVIIFSGVLQYLEDPYGMLGEIFRYPFEYILIDRTLFFTDNTRDRITIQNVPPAHYEASFPAWFFNLEKFLKHFKDRYDMIEDFDSNDGIINLEGREAVHKGFIFRLRKPESSWMRSEKETIC; from the coding sequence ATGCAGGACAGGCAGTATAAAATAAAAAAGATGATAAAATTATTGACCCCTCCTGTGCTCCCGCTCCTCCTGCGCCCACTGTATTGCGGTACCCCTTTTTCGGGAAATTATGCCACATGGGGGGATGCAAAAAAACATTCTACTGGTTATGACTCTGATGTCATTCTGAGAAAGGTAAGAGATTCGCTCCTGCAGGTTAAAAAGGGTCTGGCTGTTCATGAAACGGATTCCATGCTTTTTGACAGGATTAAATATTCGTGGCCATTGCTGACGGCGCTGATGTGGTGCGCCTCACAGGGCGGCAATAAGCTCAGTCTCATTGATTTTGGCGGGTCACTCGGAACGACCTATTTCCAGAACAGGAAATTTCTGCAGGATCTTAAAGAACTTCACTGGAATATTGTGGAACAGAGGAACTTTGTTGAGTGCGGGAGAAAATATTTTGAAGACGAACAACTGAAATTTTATGATGACATTGACTCCTGTTGTGAAGCGCAGTCACCCAATGTCATCATATTTTCAGGCGTTCTGCAGTATCTTGAAGATCCTTACGGGATGCTCGGCGAAATATTCAGATATCCATTCGAATATATTCTTATAGACCGTACCCTTTTTTTCACTGACAACACCCGTGACAGGATTACGATACAGAATGTGCCGCCGGCCCATTATGAGGCAAGTTTTCCTGCCTGGTTTTTTAATCTGGAGAAGTTTCTGAAACATTTTAAAGACCGGTATGACATGATAGAAGATTTTGACTCAAATGACGGGATAATTAACCTGGAAGGAAGAGAGGCTGTCCACAAGGGTTTTATATTCAGATTAAGAAAACCAGAATCATCATGGATGCGTTCTGAAAAGGAGACGATATGCTGA
- a CDS encoding oligosaccharide flippase family protein, whose amino-acid sequence MQAARHIKKYKENILVDRFVKLFSIDGLVSASGVLLLPVYLKLMTQAEFGLFNYLLTIITTVSLILNYGLSVAQSKLYHAYKDDEERGTFLFTLNMIQLLFLSGVLFILYFLKLDYRLISLLFKNEIDYESYRPAVLLAVIVSVYSLILINYFLTSEKISLVRKFGFLKLILVHGVVIILLYMMPVDSVMVRLKYSFLIEGLVILIFSYPYLKSMFLRFNLSQAVRSVKLGFPMMLAAIVGIIINSGDKFFLERYGNFIDLSIYYLAFSLSAVIPIIFMTVQNVWQPLFFKENDISMNIIKTRKLIVYLACFLIGISLVTLFAVELLLSFGIISSEYRSVMRVLPIVLLTQILSSIVPLYSNYLIYFEKTYLIPTVGFFIGGICILLNLWLVPGYGIYGAAASSFLTHLVYLITEYTIVTVYIRKYQGLEHAGQAV is encoded by the coding sequence ATGCAGGCAGCAAGACATATAAAAAAATATAAAGAGAACATCCTTGTTGACAGATTCGTTAAGTTATTCAGCATTGACGGCCTGGTGAGTGCGTCCGGTGTCCTGCTGCTCCCGGTTTATCTGAAGCTGATGACTCAGGCGGAGTTCGGACTATTCAACTATCTTCTGACAATTATCACCACGGTCTCTCTCATTCTCAACTATGGATTATCAGTTGCCCAAAGCAAACTGTATCATGCCTACAAAGACGATGAAGAACGGGGAACCTTCCTCTTTACACTGAACATGATCCAGCTTCTTTTCTTATCCGGAGTCTTATTCATTCTTTATTTTCTGAAATTAGATTACAGGCTTATCTCCCTGCTTTTCAAGAATGAAATTGATTATGAAAGTTACAGACCTGCTGTCTTACTCGCGGTCATTGTTTCTGTTTATTCATTAATCCTTATCAATTATTTCCTGACCAGTGAAAAGATCAGTCTGGTCCGGAAATTCGGTTTTCTGAAACTGATCCTTGTCCATGGGGTAGTTATTATTCTGCTTTATATGATGCCTGTTGACAGTGTTATGGTCAGGCTTAAGTACTCCTTCCTGATCGAAGGGCTTGTTATTCTGATTTTCAGCTATCCGTATCTGAAAAGCATGTTCCTGAGGTTCAACCTGAGCCAGGCTGTAAGGTCTGTAAAACTGGGATTTCCCATGATGCTTGCTGCTATTGTGGGTATCATCATCAACTCCGGAGATAAATTCTTTCTGGAACGGTACGGGAACTTTATTGATTTATCCATCTATTATCTGGCATTTTCTCTCTCAGCCGTCATACCTATTATATTCATGACAGTCCAGAATGTATGGCAACCCCTCTTTTTCAAGGAAAATGACATCTCGATGAATATCATAAAAACAAGAAAACTGATCGTCTACCTCGCCTGCTTTCTGATCGGGATTTCCCTGGTTACCTTGTTCGCTGTAGAACTTCTGCTGAGTTTCGGCATCATTAGTTCAGAATACCGATCCGTCATGAGGGTGCTTCCCATTGTATTACTGACTCAGATACTCAGTTCCATTGTGCCGCTCTACAGCAATTACCTTATTTACTTTGAAAAGACTTATCTTATTCCGACCGTCGGCTTTTTTATAGGGGGAATCTGTATTTTACTGAATCTGTGGCTGGTGCCGGGATACGGTATTTACGGCGCTGCGGCGTCTTCCTTTTTGACGCATTTGGTCTATCTGATAACGGAGTATACGATCGTTACAGTGTACATAAGGAAATATCAGGGTCTGGAACATGCAGGACAGGCAGTATAA